From the Limanda limanda chromosome 2, fLimLim1.1, whole genome shotgun sequence genome, one window contains:
- the palm3 gene encoding paralemmin-3 isoform X2: protein MDETEKYQQRLEAIAEKRRQQEDQDRTRRELEDEKIRLQQLKRKSLRDQWLNEGPPLSPASPEPQSPRSPLWGSPTHESENHINTLQSKSLRLDEENEEQMEDASQAEAVTVAEAAAEMVRGVVVKNGENNATAFETSEDEVKSPRLDGAEVVLTNGGGDFSLDTNQNSNGPVGAAEGVVSMKSEPALSLLVSESEPGHVPNFNINKEDEEEEGILVIRAECVIITDEGEDAPEDVRPQEDEQETPLPDQEGESVEEATAPETFTQPDKSQTSEPTAEAQPDTGDRDVDGDIKTNENINGSESEDPTSVQLQSPATYIEGATVALVPVYSEMHPSTVTPRVEVEAAALSPEGAQDPATARGQFQEVPLADPQVNQRTEAGQGKQEQEPLLSQVAAPYTRVDPAAAANSPANSETHSPTRASQGEETVAPKRKTCQCCSVM, encoded by the exons ATGGATGAGACGGAGAAGTACCAACAGAGACTGGAGGCCATTGCT GAGAAGCGTCGGCAGCAAGAGGACCaggacagaaccaggagagagtTGGAGGATGAGAAGATCAGACTACAGCAGCTCAAg aGGAAGTCACTCAGGGACCAGTGGCTGAATGAAGGACCTCCCTTGTCCCCAGCGTCCCCGGAGCCCCAGAGCCCTCGCTCCCCTCTGTGGGGCTCCCCCACCCATGAGTCTGAAAATCACATTAACAC gttgcAGTCAAAGAGTCTGCGGTTGGATGAGGAGAACGAGGAGCAGATGGAGGATGCAAGCCAAGCG GAGGCAGTGACGGTggctgaggctgcagcag AAATGGTGCGTGGTGTTGTTGTGAAGAACGGAGAAAATAATGCAACAGCATTTG AAACAAGTGAAGATGAAGTCAAAAGCCCCCGACTGGATGGAGCTGAAGTTGTCTTAACCAATGGTGGAGGAGATTTCAGTTTGGACACTAATCAGAACAGCAACGGACCAGTCGGTGCTGCAGAGGGTGTCGTGAGTATGAAGTCAGAGCCTGCGTTGAGCCTCCTTGTTTCTGAATCGGAGCCTGGTCATGTTCCAAACTTCAATATTAACAAggaggacgaagaagaagaaggaattCTGGTGATAAGAGCAGAATGTGTGATCATCACTGATGAAGGGGAGGATGCACCAGAGGATGTTAGACCCCAGGAAGATGAGCAGGAAACCCCTCTGCCAGATCAAGAAGGGGAGTCTGTGGAGGAGGCAACGGCTCCAGAAACCTTCACACAACCAGACAAAAGTCAGACATCTGAACCCACTGCAGAGGCACAACCAGACACTGGAGACAGAGATGTGGACGGTGACATcaagacaaatgaaaacataaacggATCTGAATCTGAAGACCCAACATCTGTGCAACTGCAGTCCCCTGCCACATACATAGAGGGCGCTACTGTGGCTTTAGTGCCGGTCTACTCTGAAATGCATCCCTCCACCGTCACACCCAGGGTTGAGGTTGAAGCTGCAGCATTGTCACCAGAGGGAGCCCAAGATCCTGCCACTGCCCGCGGCCAGTTTCAGGAGGTGCCCCTGGCTGATCCCCAGGTGAaccagaggacagaggcaggGCAGgggaagcaggagcaggagcccCTTCTCTCCCAGGTGGCAGCCCCCTACACTCGGGTGGATCCAGCGGCAGCAGCTAACAGCCCAGCcaactcagagacacacagcccAACCAGGGCGAGTCAGGGCGAGGAGACGGTAGCACCCAAACGCAAAACCTGCCAGTGCTGCTCCGTCATGTAG
- the palm3 gene encoding paralemmin-3 isoform X1, producing the protein MDETEKYQQRLEAIAEKRRQQEDQDRTRRELEDEKIRLQQLKRKSLRDQWLNEGPPLSPASPEPQSPRSPLWGSPTHESENHINTLQSKSLRLDEENEEQMEDASQAQEAVTVAEAAAEMVRGVVVKNGENNATAFETSEDEVKSPRLDGAEVVLTNGGGDFSLDTNQNSNGPVGAAEGVVSMKSEPALSLLVSESEPGHVPNFNINKEDEEEEGILVIRAECVIITDEGEDAPEDVRPQEDEQETPLPDQEGESVEEATAPETFTQPDKSQTSEPTAEAQPDTGDRDVDGDIKTNENINGSESEDPTSVQLQSPATYIEGATVALVPVYSEMHPSTVTPRVEVEAAALSPEGAQDPATARGQFQEVPLADPQVNQRTEAGQGKQEQEPLLSQVAAPYTRVDPAAAANSPANSETHSPTRASQGEETVAPKRKTCQCCSVM; encoded by the exons ATGGATGAGACGGAGAAGTACCAACAGAGACTGGAGGCCATTGCT GAGAAGCGTCGGCAGCAAGAGGACCaggacagaaccaggagagagtTGGAGGATGAGAAGATCAGACTACAGCAGCTCAAg aGGAAGTCACTCAGGGACCAGTGGCTGAATGAAGGACCTCCCTTGTCCCCAGCGTCCCCGGAGCCCCAGAGCCCTCGCTCCCCTCTGTGGGGCTCCCCCACCCATGAGTCTGAAAATCACATTAACAC gttgcAGTCAAAGAGTCTGCGGTTGGATGAGGAGAACGAGGAGCAGATGGAGGATGCAAGCCAAGCG CAGGAGGCAGTGACGGTggctgaggctgcagcag AAATGGTGCGTGGTGTTGTTGTGAAGAACGGAGAAAATAATGCAACAGCATTTG AAACAAGTGAAGATGAAGTCAAAAGCCCCCGACTGGATGGAGCTGAAGTTGTCTTAACCAATGGTGGAGGAGATTTCAGTTTGGACACTAATCAGAACAGCAACGGACCAGTCGGTGCTGCAGAGGGTGTCGTGAGTATGAAGTCAGAGCCTGCGTTGAGCCTCCTTGTTTCTGAATCGGAGCCTGGTCATGTTCCAAACTTCAATATTAACAAggaggacgaagaagaagaaggaattCTGGTGATAAGAGCAGAATGTGTGATCATCACTGATGAAGGGGAGGATGCACCAGAGGATGTTAGACCCCAGGAAGATGAGCAGGAAACCCCTCTGCCAGATCAAGAAGGGGAGTCTGTGGAGGAGGCAACGGCTCCAGAAACCTTCACACAACCAGACAAAAGTCAGACATCTGAACCCACTGCAGAGGCACAACCAGACACTGGAGACAGAGATGTGGACGGTGACATcaagacaaatgaaaacataaacggATCTGAATCTGAAGACCCAACATCTGTGCAACTGCAGTCCCCTGCCACATACATAGAGGGCGCTACTGTGGCTTTAGTGCCGGTCTACTCTGAAATGCATCCCTCCACCGTCACACCCAGGGTTGAGGTTGAAGCTGCAGCATTGTCACCAGAGGGAGCCCAAGATCCTGCCACTGCCCGCGGCCAGTTTCAGGAGGTGCCCCTGGCTGATCCCCAGGTGAaccagaggacagaggcaggGCAGgggaagcaggagcaggagcccCTTCTCTCCCAGGTGGCAGCCCCCTACACTCGGGTGGATCCAGCGGCAGCAGCTAACAGCCCAGCcaactcagagacacacagcccAACCAGGGCGAGTCAGGGCGAGGAGACGGTAGCACCCAAACGCAAAACCTGCCAGTGCTGCTCCGTCATGTAG